A section of the Streptomyces sp. NBC_01591 genome encodes:
- a CDS encoding phospho-sugar mutase, whose translation MQQDLIAQARTWLAEDPDPETRDELAGLIESEDLDELAARFAGTLQFGTAGLRGELGAGPMRMNRSVVIRAAAGLAAYLKAQGQGGGLVVIGYDARYKSADFARDTAAVMTGAGLRAAVLPRPLPTPVLAYAIRHLGAVAGVEVTASHNPPRDNGYKVYLGDGSQIVPPADAEIAAAIATVGPLDGVARPDDGWDTLGDEVLAAYLARTDAVLAAGSPRTARVVYTAMHGVGTSVLTAAFDRAGFPAPVLVAEQAEPDPAFPTVAFPNPEEPGAMDLAFATARRTDPDIVIANDPDADRCAVAVPDPATDGGWRMLRGDEVGALLAAHLVDRGATGVFAESIVSSSLLGRIAEKAGNGYEETLTGFKWIARVDGLRYGYEEALGYCVDPDGVRDKDGITAALLVAELASMLKEQGRTLLDLLDDLAVAHGLHATDQLSVRVKDLSVISDAMARLREQPPTALAGLAVTSAEDLARGTDRLPPTDGLRYHLQGARVIVRPSGTEPKLKCYLEVVVPVGSADELPAARAKGAELLDGIKRDLSAAAGI comes from the coding sequence GTGCAGCAGGACCTCATCGCGCAGGCCAGGACGTGGCTCGCGGAGGACCCCGATCCCGAGACCCGCGACGAGCTGGCCGGGCTCATCGAATCCGAGGATCTCGACGAGCTCGCCGCACGGTTCGCGGGCACGCTGCAGTTCGGCACCGCCGGGCTCCGCGGTGAGCTGGGGGCCGGGCCGATGCGGATGAACCGCTCCGTCGTCATCCGCGCGGCGGCCGGGCTCGCCGCCTATCTCAAGGCGCAGGGGCAGGGCGGCGGGCTCGTCGTCATCGGGTACGACGCCCGGTACAAGTCCGCCGACTTCGCCCGCGACACCGCGGCCGTGATGACCGGCGCGGGCCTGCGGGCGGCGGTGCTCCCCCGCCCGCTCCCCACCCCCGTGCTGGCGTACGCCATAAGGCACCTGGGTGCCGTCGCGGGCGTCGAGGTGACCGCCAGCCACAATCCGCCGCGCGACAACGGCTACAAGGTCTATCTCGGCGACGGCTCGCAGATCGTCCCCCCGGCTGACGCCGAGATCGCCGCCGCGATCGCCACGGTCGGCCCGCTCGACGGCGTGGCCCGCCCCGACGACGGCTGGGACACCCTGGGCGACGAGGTGCTGGCGGCCTATCTGGCCCGTACGGACGCCGTGCTCGCCGCCGGATCGCCGCGTACCGCCCGGGTCGTGTACACCGCGATGCACGGTGTCGGTACGTCCGTGCTGACGGCCGCCTTCGACCGTGCCGGATTCCCCGCGCCGGTGCTCGTCGCCGAGCAGGCCGAGCCCGACCCGGCGTTCCCCACCGTCGCCTTCCCCAATCCGGAGGAGCCCGGCGCGATGGACCTCGCCTTCGCGACCGCGCGCCGCACCGACCCCGACATCGTCATCGCCAACGACCCGGACGCCGACCGCTGCGCCGTCGCCGTCCCGGACCCCGCGACCGACGGCGGCTGGCGGATGCTGCGCGGCGACGAGGTGGGGGCGCTGCTCGCCGCGCATCTGGTGGATCGGGGCGCGACCGGCGTCTTCGCCGAGTCGATCGTGTCGTCCTCACTGCTCGGCCGGATCGCCGAGAAGGCCGGCAACGGCTATGAGGAGACGCTGACCGGCTTCAAGTGGATCGCCCGCGTCGACGGACTGCGGTACGGGTACGAGGAGGCGCTCGGCTACTGCGTCGACCCCGACGGCGTACGCGACAAGGACGGCATCACGGCCGCCCTGCTCGTCGCCGAACTCGCCTCCATGCTCAAGGAGCAGGGGCGTACGCTGCTCGATCTCCTCGACGACCTCGCGGTCGCCCACGGGCTGCACGCCACCGACCAGCTGTCGGTGCGGGTGAAGGACCTGTCGGTCATCTCCGACGCCATGGCGCGGCTGCGCGAGCAGCCCCCGACCGCGCTCGCGGGCCTCGCCGTCACCTCGGCGGAGGACCTGGCGCGGGGCACGGATCGGCTGCCGCCCACCGACGGGCTCCGCTACCACCTGCAGGGTGCCCGGGTGATCGTCCGCCCGAGCGGCACCGAGCCGAAGCTCAAGTGCTACCTGGAGGTCGTGGTGCCGGTCGGTTCGGCGGACGAGCTGCCGGCGGCCCGTGCGAAGGGTGCGGAGCTGCTCGACGGGATCAAGCGCGACCTGTCGGCCGCGGCCGGGATCTGA
- a CDS encoding NCS2 family permease, which produces MHTSTTGPAGAPTIRPGGPLNRFFRIGERGSTYGREIRGGFATFFTMAYILVLNPIILSSTEDKFGHQLDAGQLATATALVAAVMTVIMGVGGNLPLALAAGLGLNAVTAFQVAPLMSWDDAMGLIVLEGLLICVLVLTGLREAVMHAIPQALKQAISVGIGLFIAFIGFVDAGFVTRIPDAANTTVPVQIGTGTLTGWPMLVFCLGVLMTIVLLARRVQGAILISIVVMTVVAVVINSIADVKSWGLTEPSLPDKPVAAPDFGLLGDFDLFGSFGQVSVLTVVLLVFTLILSDFFDTMGTVVGVTAEAGLLDERGQVPGLGRVLLIDGAAAVAGGAASASSATTYIESAAGVGEGARTGFANIITGGLFALALFFTPILTIVPLQAAAPALIAVGFLMMTQVKHIDWDRYELAIPAFLTIAVMPFTYSITNGIGAGFLAYVVIKACLGKAREVHWLLWGTAALFLVYFAIDPLEQLLDIK; this is translated from the coding sequence ATGCACACCAGCACGACAGGCCCGGCCGGAGCACCGACAATCAGGCCCGGTGGCCCGCTCAACCGGTTCTTTCGCATAGGCGAACGCGGTTCGACGTACGGCCGTGAGATACGTGGCGGGTTCGCCACCTTTTTCACGATGGCGTACATCCTCGTACTCAACCCGATCATCCTCAGCAGCACCGAGGACAAATTCGGCCACCAGCTGGACGCCGGTCAACTGGCCACCGCCACCGCCCTGGTGGCCGCCGTGATGACCGTGATCATGGGTGTGGGAGGCAACCTGCCGCTCGCCCTGGCCGCGGGCCTGGGTCTCAACGCCGTCACCGCCTTCCAGGTCGCCCCATTGATGAGCTGGGACGACGCGATGGGCCTCATCGTGCTCGAAGGCCTGCTGATCTGCGTACTGGTGCTGACCGGCCTGCGCGAGGCCGTCATGCACGCCATTCCGCAAGCCCTCAAGCAAGCCATCAGTGTCGGCATCGGCCTGTTCATCGCCTTCATCGGCTTCGTGGACGCCGGGTTCGTCACCCGCATCCCGGACGCCGCGAACACCACCGTGCCCGTTCAGATCGGCACGGGCACCCTGACCGGCTGGCCCATGCTCGTCTTCTGTCTCGGCGTGCTGATGACGATCGTCCTCCTGGCCCGCAGGGTGCAGGGCGCCATCCTCATCAGCATCGTCGTGATGACCGTCGTCGCCGTCGTCATCAACAGCATCGCCGACGTCAAGTCCTGGGGTCTGACCGAGCCCTCGCTGCCCGACAAGCCCGTTGCCGCACCCGACTTCGGGCTCCTGGGCGACTTCGATCTGTTCGGCTCGTTCGGTCAGGTCAGCGTGCTGACCGTCGTCCTGCTCGTCTTCACTCTCATCCTGTCCGACTTCTTCGACACGATGGGCACTGTCGTCGGCGTCACCGCTGAAGCCGGACTCCTCGACGAGCGCGGCCAGGTCCCCGGTCTGGGCCGCGTGCTGCTCATCGACGGCGCAGCCGCCGTCGCCGGCGGCGCGGCATCCGCCTCGTCCGCCACCACGTACATCGAGTCCGCCGCCGGTGTCGGCGAAGGCGCGCGCACCGGCTTCGCGAACATCATCACCGGCGGCCTGTTCGCCCTCGCCCTCTTCTTCACCCCGATTCTCACCATCGTGCCCCTCCAGGCTGCGGCCCCCGCCCTCATCGCGGTCGGGTTCCTGATGATGACCCAGGTCAAGCACATCGACTGGGACCGCTACGAACTCGCCATCCCCGCCTTCCTGACCATCGCCGTCATGCCGTTCACCTACTCCATCACCAACGGCATCGGCGCCGGCTTCCTCGCCTACGTGGTCATCAAGGCGTGCCTGGGCAAGGCCCGCGAAGTCCACTGGCTGCTCTGGGGCACCGCGGCGCTCTTCCTTGTCTACTTCGCGATCGACCCGCTGGAGCAGCTGCTCGACATCAAGTAG
- a CDS encoding TetR/AcrR family transcriptional regulator: protein MATSTAQTPPRPMRADARRNYDRLLSEARTAFAEHGTDASLEDIARRAGVGIGTLYRHFPNRHALMNAVFQEALASLITRSRELAGAEQPCGGLVEWLGAIITHAGEYRGLAQALMSTSRDETSALSQCNVPLREAGAVLLARAQASGAVRPDVSIDDLLQLTNAIALAAEQSPDDPELAGRLLMLTLQGLKGARAEGG from the coding sequence ATGGCGACCAGTACGGCACAGACGCCGCCCCGGCCCATGCGTGCCGACGCGCGCCGGAATTACGACCGGCTGCTGAGCGAGGCCCGGACCGCCTTCGCGGAGCATGGGACCGACGCGTCCCTGGAGGACATCGCGCGACGCGCGGGCGTGGGGATCGGCACGCTGTACCGGCACTTCCCGAACCGGCACGCGCTGATGAACGCGGTCTTCCAGGAGGCCCTGGCGTCCCTGATCACCCGTTCCCGTGAGCTCGCGGGGGCGGAGCAGCCGTGCGGGGGCTTGGTGGAGTGGCTGGGCGCAATCATCACTCATGCGGGTGAGTACCGCGGGCTGGCCCAGGCGCTCATGTCGACGTCACGGGACGAGACTTCGGCCCTGTCGCAGTGCAATGTGCCGCTGCGCGAGGCGGGGGCGGTACTGCTGGCGCGGGCGCAGGCGAGCGGGGCCGTGCGGCCGGATGTGTCGATCGACGACCTGTTGCAGCTGACGAACGCGATCGCGCTGGCCGCCGAACAGTCCCCGGACGACCCGGAGTTGGCGGGGCGGCTACTGATGCTGACCCTGCAGGGGTTGAAGGGGGCGCGTGCGGAGGGGGGTTGA
- a CDS encoding purine-nucleoside phosphorylase yields MNASVIPDNIQGDPYAAASDAAARLRELTGAETHDVALVMGSGWAPAGDALGAPEAEFPVTELPGFPAPAVQGHGGTIRSYRIGEKRVLVFLGRTHFYEGRGVAAVAHGVRTAVAGGCGTVVLTNGCGGLREGMRPGQPVLISDHINLTAASPIVGANFVDLTDLYSPRLRALCKEVDETLEEGVYVQFPGPHYETPAEINMVRVMGGDLVGMSTVLEAIAAREAGAEVLGISLVTNLAAGLSGEPLNHEEVLQAGRDSATRMGALLARVLERI; encoded by the coding sequence GTGAACGCATCAGTTATTCCGGACAACATCCAGGGCGACCCGTACGCCGCCGCCTCCGACGCCGCCGCCCGCCTGCGCGAGCTGACCGGTGCCGAGACCCACGACGTCGCGCTCGTGATGGGTTCCGGCTGGGCACCCGCGGGCGATGCGCTCGGCGCTCCGGAGGCCGAGTTCCCGGTGACCGAGCTGCCCGGTTTCCCGGCGCCCGCAGTGCAGGGGCACGGCGGGACGATCCGCTCGTACCGGATCGGCGAGAAGCGTGTCCTGGTCTTCCTCGGCCGCACGCACTTCTACGAGGGCCGGGGCGTCGCCGCCGTCGCGCACGGGGTCCGCACCGCCGTCGCGGGAGGGTGCGGGACCGTTGTCCTGACGAACGGCTGCGGCGGTCTGCGCGAGGGCATGCGCCCCGGTCAGCCGGTGCTGATCAGCGACCACATCAACCTGACGGCGGCCTCCCCCATCGTCGGCGCCAACTTCGTCGACCTGACCGACCTGTACTCGCCGCGGCTGCGCGCGCTGTGCAAGGAGGTCGACGAGACCCTCGAAGAGGGTGTGTACGTACAGTTCCCCGGCCCGCACTACGAGACCCCGGCCGAGATCAACATGGTCCGCGTCATGGGCGGCGACCTGGTCGGCATGTCCACCGTGCTGGAGGCCATCGCCGCGCGCGAGGCCGGCGCCGAGGTGCTGGGCATCTCGCTGGTCACCAACCTCGCGGCGGGGCTGAGCGGGGAGCCGCTCAACCACGAAGAGGTGCTGCAGGCGGGGCGGGACTCCGCCACGCGCATGGGCGCGCTGCTGGCCCGGGTCCTCGAACGCATCTGA
- a CDS encoding gamma-glutamylcyclotransferase: MSLYAAYAGNLDARLMTRRAPHSPLRGTGWLNGWRLTFGGEQMGWEGALATVVEAPRSQVFVALYDLAPMDEDSMDRWEGVGLDIYRRMRVRVHTLDGEEPAWMYVLNGYEGGLPSARYLGEIADAAESAGAPHDYVMELRKRPC, translated from the coding sequence ATGTCGCTCTACGCCGCGTACGCCGGCAACCTCGACGCGCGGCTGATGACGCGCCGCGCACCGCATTCCCCGCTGCGCGGCACGGGCTGGCTCAACGGCTGGCGGCTGACCTTCGGCGGGGAGCAGATGGGCTGGGAAGGCGCGCTCGCCACGGTGGTGGAGGCGCCCCGTTCTCAGGTCTTCGTGGCGCTGTACGACCTGGCACCGATGGACGAGGACTCCATGGACCGGTGGGAGGGTGTCGGCCTCGACATCTACCGCCGGATGCGGGTGCGGGTGCACACCCTGGACGGCGAGGAGCCGGCCTGGATGTATGTGCTGAACGGCTACGAGGGCGGGCTGCCGTCCGCCCGCTACCTGGGCGAGATCGCCGACGCGGCGGAGTCCGCGGGTGCGCCGCACGACTATGTGATGGAACTCCGCAAGCGCCCCTGCTGA
- a CDS encoding NAD(P)H-quinone dehydrogenase: MTRIVIIGGGPGGYEAALVGAQLGAEVTVVDCDGLGGASVLTDCVPSKTLIATAEVMTTFDSSYEELGIIVADDTPHVEQAARVVGVDLGKVNRRVKRLALAQSHDITASVTRAGARVMRGRGRLEGLQAADGSRKVVVTAADGTEETLTADAVLIATGGHPREIPDALPDGERILNWTQVYDLDELPEELIVVGSGVTGAEFAGAYQALGSRVTLVSSRDRVLPGEDPDAAAVLEDVFRRRGMNVMARSRAQAAKRVGDRVEVTLADGRVISGSHCLMAVGAIPNSAGMGLEEAGVRLKESGHIWTDKVSRTSAPGVYAAGDVTGIFALASVAAMQGRIAMYHFLGDAVAPLDLKTVSSNVFTDPEIATVGYTQADVDAGKIDARVVKLPLLRNPRAKMQGIRDGFVKIFCRPGTGIVVGGCVVAPRASELIHPISIAVDNNLTVEQIANAFTVYPSLSGSIAEVARQLHTRKRAGEA; the protein is encoded by the coding sequence GTGACCCGGATCGTGATCATCGGCGGCGGACCCGGCGGCTACGAGGCGGCACTGGTGGGTGCCCAGCTCGGCGCGGAGGTGACCGTCGTCGACTGTGACGGCCTCGGCGGCGCGTCCGTGCTCACCGACTGCGTGCCCTCGAAGACCCTGATCGCGACGGCGGAGGTGATGACCACCTTCGACTCCTCGTACGAGGAGCTGGGCATCATCGTCGCGGACGACACCCCGCACGTGGAGCAGGCCGCCCGCGTGGTCGGCGTCGACCTCGGCAAGGTCAACCGACGGGTGAAGCGCCTGGCGCTCGCCCAGTCCCACGACATCACCGCCTCCGTCACCCGCGCCGGCGCCCGCGTGATGCGCGGCCGCGGCCGTCTTGAGGGCCTCCAGGCCGCCGACGGCTCCCGCAAGGTCGTCGTGACCGCCGCCGACGGCACGGAGGAGACGCTCACCGCCGACGCCGTGCTGATCGCGACCGGCGGTCACCCCCGGGAGATCCCGGATGCGCTCCCCGACGGCGAGCGCATCCTGAACTGGACCCAGGTCTACGACCTCGACGAGCTTCCCGAGGAGCTCATCGTGGTCGGCTCCGGCGTGACCGGCGCCGAGTTCGCGGGCGCCTACCAGGCGCTCGGCTCGCGCGTCACGCTCGTCTCGTCCCGCGACCGGGTGCTGCCGGGCGAGGACCCGGACGCGGCCGCCGTGCTGGAGGACGTCTTCCGGCGCCGAGGCATGAACGTCATGGCCCGCTCCCGCGCCCAGGCCGCGAAGCGCGTCGGCGACCGGGTCGAGGTCACCCTGGCCGACGGCCGGGTCATCTCCGGTTCGCACTGCCTCATGGCGGTCGGCGCGATCCCGAACAGCGCGGGCATGGGCCTGGAGGAGGCCGGCGTACGGCTCAAGGAGTCAGGCCACATCTGGACCGACAAGGTCTCCCGCACCAGCGCTCCGGGCGTGTACGCGGCCGGTGACGTCACCGGGATCTTCGCCCTCGCCTCGGTCGCCGCCATGCAGGGCCGGATCGCGATGTACCACTTCCTCGGCGACGCGGTGGCCCCGCTGGACCTGAAGACGGTCTCCTCGAACGTCTTCACCGACCCAGAGATCGCCACCGTCGGTTACACCCAGGCCGACGTCGACGCCGGCAAGATCGACGCCCGGGTGGTCAAGCTGCCGCTGCTGCGCAACCCGCGCGCCAAGATGCAGGGAATCCGCGACGGCTTCGTCAAGATCTTCTGCCGGCCCGGCACCGGCATCGTGGTCGGCGGCTGTGTCGTCGCGCCGCGGGCGAGCGAACTCATCCACCCCATCTCGATCGCGGTCGACAACAATTTGACGGTAGAACAGATCGCAAACGCTTTCACCGTGTATCCGTCCCTGTCGGGTTCGATCGCGGAAGTGGCCCGGCAGTTGCACACCCGTAAGCGCGCGGGCGAGGCGTAA
- a CDS encoding DeoR/GlpR family DNA-binding transcription regulator, whose protein sequence is MVRANGAVSLRELARVVQTSEVTVRRDVRALEAEGLLDRRHGGAVLPGGFTRESGIPQKSHLATAEKTAIADLAAGLVEEGEAIVVGAGTTTQELARRLARIPGLTVVTNSLLVAQALAHANRVEVVMTGGTLRGSNYALVGSGAEQSLQGLRVSRAFLSGSGLTAERGLSTSNMLSASVDRALVQAAAEVVVLADHTKLGSDTMFQTVPTDLVTRLVTDEPPGHDDRAASELQALADQGVQIAVAGSGSGPAASEPLPHGRQGRRDMPLPGQRRTHGGAPGGQGPQQLRSAAAMAEQGDRARVADLRRR, encoded by the coding sequence ATGGTGCGTGCCAACGGGGCGGTATCGCTCCGTGAGCTCGCCCGCGTCGTCCAGACCTCCGAAGTGACCGTACGGCGGGACGTGCGGGCACTGGAGGCAGAAGGACTCCTCGACCGCCGGCACGGCGGTGCGGTACTGCCGGGCGGTTTTACGCGGGAGTCCGGCATTCCGCAGAAATCCCATCTCGCCACCGCGGAGAAGACGGCCATCGCCGACCTGGCCGCCGGTCTCGTGGAAGAGGGCGAGGCCATCGTCGTCGGCGCCGGTACGACCACGCAGGAGCTGGCCCGCCGGCTCGCGCGGATCCCCGGTCTGACCGTCGTCACCAACTCCCTGCTGGTCGCCCAGGCGTTGGCCCATGCCAACCGGGTGGAGGTGGTGATGACCGGCGGTACGCTGCGCGGTTCCAACTACGCCCTGGTGGGCAGTGGTGCCGAGCAGTCCCTCCAGGGGCTGCGGGTCTCTCGCGCGTTCCTCTCCGGGAGCGGACTCACCGCGGAGCGCGGTCTCTCCACGTCCAACATGCTCTCCGCGAGCGTGGACCGGGCGCTGGTGCAGGCGGCCGCGGAGGTGGTGGTCCTGGCGGACCACACCAAGCTCGGCTCCGACACCATGTTCCAGACGGTGCCGACGGATCTGGTCACCCGCCTGGTGACGGACGAACCTCCCGGCCACGACGACCGCGCCGCCAGCGAACTGCAGGCCCTGGCGGACCAGGGAGTGCAGATCGCGGTGGCCGGCTCGGGGAGCGGCCCCGCGGCGTCCGAGCCCCTTCCGCACGGCCGGCAGGGCCGCCGTGACATGCCGCTGCCCGGACAGCGCCGTACGCACGGGGGCGCCCCCGGAGGCCAGGGCCCGCAGCAACTACGGAGCGCGGCGGCGATGGCGGAACAGGGAGACCGGGCGAGGGTCGCGGACCTGCGGCGCCGATAA
- a CDS encoding nucleoside triphosphate pyrophosphatase, whose product MARMTDQRRLVLASASPARLGLLRQAGFAPEVVVSGVDEDALSAPTPAELALVLAEAKAAAVAGRAEAAGALVIGCDSVLELDGEALGKPADAEEAIARWKSMRGRAGVLRTGHSVIDTATGRTASATASTTVRFGEPTDAEIAAYVATGEPLHVAGAFTLDGRSAPFVDSIEGDHGNVIGLSLPLLRRLLDELGISVTELWV is encoded by the coding sequence ATGGCGCGTATGACTGATCAGCGCCGTCTCGTGCTCGCCTCCGCCTCCCCCGCCCGCCTCGGTCTGCTGAGGCAGGCCGGCTTCGCGCCCGAGGTGGTCGTCAGCGGGGTGGACGAGGACGCGCTGAGCGCCCCGACACCGGCCGAGCTGGCGCTCGTGCTCGCCGAGGCCAAGGCCGCGGCGGTGGCCGGCCGGGCGGAGGCGGCGGGTGCCCTGGTCATCGGCTGCGATTCGGTGCTCGAACTCGACGGCGAGGCGCTCGGCAAGCCGGCCGACGCCGAGGAGGCCATCGCCCGCTGGAAGTCCATGCGCGGCCGGGCCGGTGTGCTGCGGACCGGCCACAGCGTGATCGACACCGCGACCGGACGTACCGCATCGGCGACCGCCTCCACGACCGTCCGCTTCGGCGAACCGACGGACGCCGAGATCGCCGCCTACGTGGCCACCGGCGAGCCGCTCCATGTCGCGGGCGCCTTCACCCTGGACGGCCGTTCGGCACCGTTCGTCGACTCCATCGAGGGCGACCACGGCAATGTCATCGGGCTCTCGCTGCCGCTGCTGCGCCGACTGCTGGACGAGCTCGGGATCTCCGTCACCGAGCTCTGGGTCTGA
- the mmpB gene encoding morphogenic membrane protein MmpB: MLWSDPENKPPKELRDAQDMMRRAGLVLALAMVVAMFVLGMR; encoded by the coding sequence ATGCTGTGGTCCGACCCGGAGAACAAGCCCCCGAAGGAACTGCGCGACGCCCAGGACATGATGCGCCGCGCGGGGCTGGTGCTTGCGCTCGCGATGGTGGTCGCGATGTTCGTGCTCGGGATGCGTTGA
- a CDS encoding acyl-CoA carboxylase epsilon subunit produces MIKVVRGNPTPEELAAALAVVRARAAVTTSEESSGTPAGGSALPGQWSDPGRIARRTRHLPGPRAWARTYWPG; encoded by the coding sequence ATGATCAAGGTCGTACGGGGCAACCCGACCCCTGAGGAACTGGCCGCCGCGCTGGCGGTGGTGCGGGCGCGCGCCGCGGTGACGACGTCCGAGGAATCGTCCGGCACACCGGCCGGCGGGTCGGCGCTGCCCGGCCAGTGGTCCGACCCGGGACGCATCGCCCGGCGCACGCGTCATCTGCCCGGCCCGCGGGCCTGGGCCCGGACGTACTGGCCCGGGTAG
- a CDS encoding acetyl/propionyl/methylcrotonyl-CoA carboxylase subunit alpha produces MRKVLIANRGEIAVRVARACRDAGIGSVAVYADPDRDALHVRAADEAFALGGDTPAASYLDMAKVLQAAKDSGADAIHPGYGFLSENAEFAQAVLDAGLTWIGPPPQAIRDLGDKVAARHIAQRAGAPLVAGTPDPVGGSAEVVAFAEEHGLPIAIKAAFGGGGRGLKVARTLEEIPELYDSAVREAVAAFGRGECFVERYLDRPRHVETQCLADSHGNVVVVSTRDCSLQRRHQKLVEEAPAPFLSDAQNAELYAASKAILKEAGYVGAGTVEFLVGTDGTISFLEVNTRLQVEHPVTEEVSGLDLVREMFRIADGEELGYDDPAVRGHSFEFRINGEDPGRGFLPAPGTVTTFAPPTGPGVRLDAGVESGSVIGPAWDSLLAKLIVTGATREQALQRAARALAEFNVEGMATAIPFHRAVVTDPAFTSEPFQVHTRWIETEFVNDIKPFTATADTEAEEEAGRETVVVEVGGKRLEVSLPSSLGMSLARTGLAAGAKPKRRAAKKSGSAVSGDTLASPMQGTIVKIAVEEGQEVQEGDLIVVLEAMKMEQPLNAHRSGTVKGLAAEVGSSVSSGAVICEIKD; encoded by the coding sequence GTGCGCAAGGTGCTCATCGCCAACCGTGGCGAAATTGCTGTCCGTGTTGCTCGGGCATGCCGGGATGCCGGGATCGGGAGCGTGGCCGTCTACGCAGACCCGGACCGCGACGCTCTGCATGTGCGTGCGGCCGACGAGGCATTCGCTCTGGGCGGTGACACCCCGGCCGCCAGCTACCTGGACATGGCCAAGGTGCTCCAGGCTGCCAAGGACTCCGGAGCCGACGCGATCCACCCGGGCTACGGCTTCCTGTCGGAGAACGCCGAATTCGCGCAGGCGGTGCTGGATGCCGGCCTGACGTGGATCGGGCCGCCGCCGCAGGCGATCCGGGACCTCGGCGACAAGGTCGCCGCCCGGCACATCGCGCAGCGTGCCGGGGCTCCGCTGGTGGCCGGCACGCCCGACCCGGTCGGGGGTTCCGCCGAGGTCGTGGCGTTCGCCGAGGAGCACGGGCTGCCGATCGCGATCAAGGCCGCCTTCGGTGGCGGCGGTCGCGGTCTGAAGGTGGCCCGCACGCTGGAGGAGATCCCGGAGCTGTACGACTCCGCGGTCCGTGAGGCCGTCGCGGCGTTCGGCCGGGGCGAGTGCTTCGTGGAGCGCTACCTCGACCGGCCGCGCCACGTCGAGACGCAGTGCCTGGCCGACAGCCACGGCAACGTCGTCGTGGTCTCCACCCGTGACTGCTCGCTCCAGCGCCGCCACCAGAAGCTGGTCGAGGAGGCCCCGGCCCCCTTCCTGTCCGACGCGCAGAACGCGGAGCTGTACGCGGCGTCCAAGGCCATCCTGAAGGAGGCCGGCTACGTCGGTGCGGGCACCGTGGAGTTCCTCGTAGGCACGGACGGCACCATCTCGTTCCTGGAGGTCAACACCCGCCTCCAGGTCGAGCACCCGGTCACCGAGGAGGTCAGCGGCCTCGACCTCGTACGCGAGATGTTCCGCATCGCCGACGGCGAGGAGCTGGGCTACGACGACCCGGCCGTGCGCGGGCACTCCTTCGAGTTCCGGATCAACGGCGAGGACCCGGGCCGCGGCTTCCTGCCCGCCCCGGGCACCGTCACCACGTTCGCCCCGCCGACCGGCCCCGGCGTCCGCCTCGACGCGGGTGTGGAGTCCGGCTCCGTCATCGGCCCCGCCTGGGACTCGCTGCTGGCGAAGCTCATCGTGACCGGCGCTACCCGTGAGCAGGCGCTGCAGCGCGCGGCCCGTGCGCTGGCCGAGTTCAACGTGGAGGGCATGGCCACCGCCATCCCCTTCCACCGCGCGGTCGTCACCGACCCGGCCTTCACCAGCGAACCCTTCCAGGTCCACACCCGCTGGATCGAGACCGAGTTCGTCAATGACATCAAGCCCTTCACCGCCACCGCCGACACGGAGGCCGAGGAGGAAGCCGGCCGCGAGACCGTCGTCGTCGAGGTCGGCGGCAAGCGCCTCGAGGTCTCCCTCCCCTCGTCGCTCGGCATGAGCCTGGCCCGTACCGGACTCGCCGCGGGCGCCAAGCCCAAGCGCCGTGCCGCGAAGAAGTCCGGCTCCGCGGTCTCCGGCGACACCCTCGCGTCCCCGATGCAGGGCACGATCGTCAAGATCGCCGTCGAGGAGGGCCAGGAGGTCCAGGAGGGCGACCTGATCGTCGTCCTGGAGGCCATGAAGATGGAGCAGCCGCTGAACGCGCACCGCTCCGGCACCGTCAAGGGCCTCGCCGCCGAGGTCGGCAGCTCGGTCTCCTCCGGCGCCGTCATCTGCGAGATCAAGGACTGA